The following proteins are co-located in the Anomalospiza imberbis isolate Cuckoo-Finch-1a 21T00152 chromosome 1, ASM3175350v1, whole genome shotgun sequence genome:
- the TNFRSF11B gene encoding tumor necrosis factor receptor superfamily member 11B, with protein MNKFLCCTLVLLDISVKWTFQDDSPPKYLHYDPGTSRQLLCDQCPPGSYVKRHCSASSPTQCAPCPAQYYADEWNSNEECQYCSTVCKELQFVRQECSSTQNRVCECVPGRYLELEFCLRHTECPPGSGVAQAGTPESDTVCERCPEGFFSNETSSKAACLKHTNCSALGFKIALKGNEVRDNICQENTDTTPQKCGIDVTLCEEAMFRFAVPTHVTPNWLNILADSLPGTKVSTENIERIKQRHSPQEQTFHLLKLWKQQNKEQDIVKKIIQDIDLCENSVLKHVGHLNLSFEHLNKLMASLPGKKVGKEDVERTMKLCQPTEQVLKLLNLWRIKNGDQDTIKGLMYGLKHLKMYHFPKRTIQSLKKVIKFLHRFTMYRLYQKLFLEMVGNQLKSVKVRCV; from the exons ATGAACAAGTTCCTGTGCTGCACGCTTGTG CTCTTGGACATATCTGTCAAGTGGACCTTCCAGGATGACTCTCCCCCCAAATATCTCCATTATGACCCAGGGACATCTCGCCAGCTGCTGTGTGACCAGTGTCCTCCTGGGAGCTACGTGAAGCGGCACTGCAGCGCCAGCAGCCCGACGCAGTGCGCTCCGTGCCCGGCACAGTACTACGCTGACGAGTGGAACAGCAACGAGGAGTGCCAGTACTGCAGCACCGTCTGCAAGGAGCTGCAGTTCGTCAGGCAAGAATGCTCCAGCACGCAGAACCGCGTCTGCGAGTGCGTCCCGGGCAGGTACCTGGAGCTCGAGTTCTGCTTGAGGCACACGGAGTGTCCGCCCGGCTCCGGGGTTGCCCAGGCAG GTACCCCTGAGAGTGACACTGTATGTGAGAGATGTCCAGAGGGATTTTTCTCAAATGAAACCTCCTCCAAAGCAGCCTGTCTGAAGCACACAAACTGTAGTGCCCTGGGTTTCAAAATAGCTTTGAAAGGAAATGAGGTTCGTGACAACATCTGTCAGGAAAATACAGATACGACACCTCAAAAATGTGGAATAG ATGTAACCCTGTGTGAGGAGGCTATGTTCAGGTTTGCTGTTCCTACTCATGTCACACCTAACTGGCTGAACATACTAGCAGACAGCTTGCCTGGGACAAAGGTTAGCACAGAAAATATTGAAAGGATTAAACAAAGGCACAGCCCTCAAGAGCAGACCTTCCATCTTTTGAAACTATGGaagcagcaaaacaaagaaCAGGATATAGTCAAGAAGATTATCCAAG ATATCGATCTTTGCGAAAACAGTGTCTTAAAGCATGTTGGCCACCTGAACCTCAGCTTTGAACATCTCAACAAGCTGATGGCAAGCTTACCAGGCAAGAAAGTGGGAAAAGAAGATGTTGAGCGCACAATGAAACTATGTCAACCCACAGAGCAAGTTCTGAAACTTCTCAATCTGTGGAGAATAAAGAATGGTGACCAAGACACCATTAAAGGTTTAATGTATGGACTGAAGCACTTGAAAATGTACCACTTTCCAAAACGAACCATCCAAAGCCTGAAGAAGGTGATAAAGTTTCTTCACAGATTTACAATGTATAGATTATACCAGAAACTCTTCTTAGAAATGGTAGGGAACCAACTTAAATCTGTGAAAGTGAGATGTGTCTAA